A window from Sphingobacterium hotanense encodes these proteins:
- a CDS encoding YkvA family protein: MKKNYFNRALLLFNTFKNRKLTKEEIDLAEDKAQNLGEKSSDFGLLLSMIKDTFAGRYKMNKWNMSVIVATIIYVVSPLDAVPDLIPVLGWLDDASIVGFAISKLADEILRYKKFKRMKPVDLPVTE; this comes from the coding sequence ATGAAGAAAAACTATTTTAACAGAGCACTTCTGTTATTCAATACCTTTAAAAATCGTAAACTGACTAAAGAAGAGATCGATTTGGCCGAGGATAAAGCTCAGAACCTAGGGGAGAAGAGCAGTGATTTTGGTCTTTTACTATCGATGATCAAAGATACCTTTGCCGGTCGATATAAAATGAATAAGTGGAATATGTCGGTCATCGTGGCGACGATTATCTATGTTGTATCTCCTCTGGATGCCGTACCAGATTTGATTCCGGTATTAGGGTGGTTGGATGATGCATCGATTGTAGGTTTTGCGATTTCAAAGTTAGCGGATGAAATACTGCGCTACAAAAAGTTTAAACGGATGAAACCGGTCGATTTACCGGTTACAGAATAG
- a CDS encoding IS256 family transposase, producing MKEKTPFDFERFKEEALQGLSEGKSLSPNDGVLAPLMKHLLESMLSGEMDNHLEEEKASGNSNRRNGKTKKTVRGPHTGTFELETSRDRSGTFEPKIVPKRQLIITEQLEGHVLSMYAKGMSMRAISDFIREMYAMEISATEISRITESVMPAVNEWRSRPLEAVYPFVFLDCMHYKVRQNGTVESRAIYNILGIGMDGRKDLIGLYSSEHEGAKFWLSVLTDLKQRGVEDILIACIDGLKGFPEAIEAIFPKTRIQLCVVHQIRSSIRYVTDKDKREVIADMKPIYRAVNEEMGYENLLLFEEKWGKKYPLAVKSWLENWVNLSTFFEYDQQIRKIIYTTNPIEGMHRQIRKITKTKGAFNSEQALLKLMYLIIKDIPKKWTMPAHNWALTISQLYIKFGDRIRLDKSF from the coding sequence ATGAAAGAAAAGACCCCATTTGACTTTGAACGCTTCAAGGAAGAAGCGCTTCAAGGATTATCCGAAGGCAAGAGCCTATCTCCCAATGACGGCGTTCTGGCGCCCCTGATGAAACATTTATTGGAATCGATGCTTTCGGGCGAGATGGACAACCATCTTGAAGAAGAAAAAGCCTCAGGCAATAGTAATCGTAGGAACGGCAAGACCAAAAAGACGGTCCGGGGTCCGCATACGGGCACCTTCGAGTTGGAGACGAGCCGCGATCGATCTGGAACGTTCGAGCCTAAGATTGTCCCCAAACGCCAATTAATCATTACAGAACAGTTAGAAGGTCATGTTTTGAGTATGTATGCCAAAGGTATGAGCATGCGTGCTATCAGCGATTTCATCCGCGAAATGTATGCTATGGAGATTTCCGCGACAGAGATTTCTCGGATTACCGAAAGCGTCATGCCTGCTGTCAATGAATGGCGAAGTCGCCCCTTAGAAGCTGTTTATCCTTTTGTATTTCTGGACTGCATGCACTATAAGGTTCGTCAGAACGGAACGGTAGAATCAAGAGCCATCTACAATATATTGGGTATAGGTATGGATGGTCGTAAAGACCTGATCGGGCTTTATAGTTCAGAACATGAGGGCGCTAAATTTTGGCTTTCGGTTCTTACGGACCTAAAGCAACGCGGTGTTGAGGATATCCTGATTGCCTGTATTGACGGGCTTAAGGGCTTCCCTGAAGCTATAGAGGCCATATTTCCAAAGACCAGGATCCAGCTCTGTGTTGTTCATCAGATCCGTTCGAGCATACGCTATGTGACAGATAAGGACAAAAGGGAAGTAATAGCCGACATGAAACCAATCTACAGAGCGGTCAATGAAGAAATGGGTTATGAGAACCTGCTGTTGTTCGAGGAAAAATGGGGGAAGAAATATCCTCTAGCAGTTAAGTCATGGCTGGAAAATTGGGTAAATCTTTCCACCTTCTTCGAATATGATCAGCAGATACGAAAGATTATATATACGACTAACCCCATCGAGGGGATGCATCGACAGATCAGAAAGATAACCAAGACAAAGGGAGCTTTCAACTCAGAACAGGCGCTCTTAAAACTGATGTATTTGATCATCAAGGATATTCCCAAAAAATGGACTATGCCCGCACATAACTGGGCACTGACGATATCCCAACTCTACATTAAATTTGGTGATAGAATCAGGCTAGATAAGAGCTTTTAG
- a CDS encoding SRPBCC family protein gives MRQQTIHIERTYPIALTDLWQAITNKDNMKEWFFEIPNFTMEIGGEFEFYRHNKREDSLHHCQVLDVIPNELFKFTWRHPKQSKGTSIITWRLIPRGGATTLHLTHEGLENFHDAGEQFSQVRFENGWNYLLGESLNKYVDKLTVSNQ, from the coding sequence ATGCGCCAGCAAACTATTCACATTGAACGAACTTATCCCATCGCCCTAACTGATTTATGGCAAGCTATCACTAATAAAGACAATATGAAGGAATGGTTCTTTGAGATTCCCAATTTCACGATGGAGATCGGTGGGGAATTTGAATTCTACCGACATAATAAGCGCGAAGATTCTCTTCATCATTGCCAGGTCTTAGATGTGATACCCAATGAGCTTTTTAAGTTTACCTGGCGCCATCCAAAACAAAGCAAAGGCACCTCTATCATTACTTGGCGATTAATTCCGCGCGGAGGGGCAACGACCCTGCACCTGACCCACGAGGGCCTCGAGAACTTCCACGACGCCGGAGAGCAGTTCAGTCAAGTACGCTTTGAAAACGGTTGGAATTATCTACTTGGCGAATCACTCAACAAATATGTCGATAAACTAACAGTCTCCAACCAATAA
- the scpB gene encoding SMC-Scp complex subunit ScpB encodes MKDILLNIEAIIFASTEGINLHDLRLVLQEALAIEITKEELEEFVEKIKQKYASNDQVFELHIINEQYQFLTKAVYHPSINQLQLHKEKRKLSQAGLETLAIIAYRQPITKLEVEQIRGVNCDYTIQRLLDKGMISIVGKADSIGKPLLYATSFEFMQHFGLRSTKELPQLKDIVAEENSIGEIVE; translated from the coding sequence TTGAAAGATATTCTATTAAATATTGAGGCCATCATTTTTGCGTCTACAGAGGGCATCAATCTTCATGACCTACGCTTGGTATTGCAAGAGGCTTTGGCAATAGAGATTACGAAAGAAGAGCTTGAAGAGTTTGTTGAGAAGATAAAACAAAAATATGCGTCGAATGATCAGGTTTTCGAACTTCATATCATCAATGAGCAGTATCAGTTTTTAACGAAAGCAGTCTATCATCCATCGATCAATCAATTGCAGTTGCATAAGGAGAAGAGGAAGCTTTCGCAGGCAGGTCTTGAAACCTTAGCCATCATCGCTTACCGTCAGCCGATTACAAAATTAGAAGTCGAACAGATACGTGGGGTCAACTGTGATTATACGATTCAACGCCTCTTAGACAAGGGCATGATCAGTATCGTTGGCAAAGCTGATTCCATCGGAAAACCGCTCTTATATGCCACGAGCTTTGAGTTCATGCAGCATTTTGGATTGCGAAGCACAAAAGAGCTTCCGCAGCTGAAAGACATTGTGGCTGAGGAGAATAGCATTGGTGAAATTGTTGAATAA
- the mqnC gene encoding cyclic dehypoxanthinyl futalosine synthase, translating into MNVNSLLERALNFEFLSKEEGVFLYHHAPTTDLAYVANELRKIQVPSGKVTWQIDRNVNTTNVCIANCKFCNFFRRPGHDESYITDIETYKQKIEETFKYGGDQLLLQGGHHPDLGLAFYTDLFKKLKELYPTLKLHSLGPPEIAHVSKLENMSHIDVLTAMKEAGLDSLPGAGAEILNDRVRRLISKGKCGGQEWLDVMRAAHKINLPTSATMMFGHIETIEERFEHLVWIREVQDEKPEDHYGFIAFIPWPFQDDGTLLKRLRGITNNVTSDEYVRMIALSRIMLPNVKNIQASWLTVGKQTAQLCLHAGANDFGSIMIEENVVSAAGAPHRFTSKSIQDAIAEAGFEPQLRTQTYQYRELPVDMEEQVINY; encoded by the coding sequence ATGAATGTAAACAGCTTACTTGAACGCGCATTGAATTTTGAATTCCTCTCGAAAGAAGAAGGGGTTTTTCTTTATCATCATGCGCCTACGACCGATTTAGCTTACGTTGCGAATGAACTTCGAAAGATTCAAGTTCCTTCCGGCAAAGTGACTTGGCAGATCGATCGTAATGTAAACACCACCAATGTTTGTATTGCGAACTGCAAATTCTGTAATTTCTTCCGTAGACCGGGACACGATGAGAGCTATATCACGGATATAGAAACCTATAAGCAAAAAATTGAAGAGACTTTTAAATATGGTGGCGATCAGTTGTTGCTACAAGGTGGGCACCATCCTGATTTAGGTTTGGCGTTTTACACCGACTTATTTAAAAAGCTGAAAGAGCTATATCCTACATTAAAACTTCACTCCTTAGGTCCGCCAGAGATTGCTCACGTTTCTAAACTGGAAAATATGAGCCATATCGACGTGCTGACGGCAATGAAAGAAGCTGGATTAGACTCTCTACCGGGAGCCGGTGCGGAAATCTTGAATGACCGCGTTCGCCGCTTGATTTCAAAAGGGAAATGTGGTGGTCAGGAGTGGTTGGATGTGATGCGTGCAGCACATAAGATCAACCTTCCAACATCTGCAACCATGATGTTTGGACATATCGAGACGATCGAAGAACGCTTCGAGCATCTGGTATGGATCAGAGAGGTGCAGGATGAAAAACCGGAAGACCATTATGGCTTTATCGCCTTCATTCCATGGCCGTTCCAAGATGATGGCACTTTGTTGAAGCGCCTTCGCGGTATTACCAACAATGTTACTTCGGATGAATATGTACGCATGATTGCTTTGAGCCGTATCATGTTGCCTAACGTAAAGAATATACAGGCTTCTTGGTTGACCGTAGGAAAGCAAACGGCACAGCTATGTCTTCATGCCGGCGCTAATGACTTCGGTTCGATCATGATCGAGGAAAACGTTGTTTCTGCTGCTGGTGCTCCGCATAGATTTACATCGAAATCTATTCAGGATGCCATTGCAGAGGCAGGCTTTGAACCACAGCTAAGAACGCAGACTTATCAGTACCGCGAGCTGCCGGTGGATATGGAAGAACAAGTGATTAACTATTAA
- a CDS encoding NAD(P)H-quinone oxidoreductase, whose product MKAIVITAFGGPEVLKIEERPDPILQEHQVLIRVKAAGINRPDVFQRKGNYPAPEGVAADIPGLEVSGVVEALGAKVTKFRIGDEVMALLAGGGYAELAVVDEGICIAKPRNISFSEAAGLPETLFTVWHNVFQRGRLNSGENFLVHGGAGGIGTTAIQLAKAFGAHVYTTVGTADKKLLTEELGATKAIIYREEDFEAALAAIGMDVILDSIGGEYFEKNIQILNPEGRLVYINAMQGAKVELNLLKLMHKRITLTGSTLRSRDIAFKTSLAREIQEKVIPLIEDGRYKVEVSQIFDYQDAVQAHRQMESKDHFGKIILSFEG is encoded by the coding sequence ATGAAAGCCATTGTAATTACAGCGTTCGGCGGGCCTGAAGTATTGAAGATTGAGGAACGCCCGGATCCGATCCTTCAAGAACATCAGGTGCTCATCCGCGTGAAAGCTGCTGGTATTAATCGTCCGGATGTATTTCAACGAAAAGGCAATTATCCGGCACCTGAGGGCGTAGCTGCGGACATCCCAGGTTTAGAGGTGTCCGGTGTTGTGGAGGCGCTAGGAGCCAAGGTAACTAAGTTTAGAATAGGAGATGAGGTCATGGCGCTATTGGCTGGTGGCGGATATGCTGAACTTGCGGTGGTAGATGAGGGAATTTGTATTGCGAAGCCTCGTAATATTAGCTTTTCTGAAGCCGCAGGACTTCCCGAAACCTTATTCACCGTATGGCATAATGTGTTCCAACGAGGTAGATTAAATAGCGGAGAGAATTTCCTTGTACATGGCGGTGCGGGAGGGATCGGCACGACCGCGATACAGCTTGCCAAAGCTTTCGGAGCCCATGTGTATACTACTGTTGGAACAGCGGACAAAAAGCTGCTCACAGAGGAGTTAGGGGCTACCAAAGCGATTATTTACCGCGAGGAAGACTTTGAAGCGGCTTTGGCTGCCATCGGTATGGACGTTATCCTAGACTCGATCGGGGGAGAATACTTTGAAAAGAACATTCAAATCTTGAATCCAGAAGGACGACTGGTTTATATCAATGCGATGCAAGGTGCCAAGGTCGAATTGAATCTCTTAAAGCTTATGCATAAGCGCATAACCCTAACAGGATCCACGCTTCGCTCACGCGATATTGCCTTCAAGACGTCGCTTGCTCGAGAAATCCAAGAAAAGGTGATCCCGCTCATCGAAGACGGCAGGTACAAAGTAGAAGTGAGCCAGATATTCGATTATCAAGATGCCGTGCAAGCTCATCGACAGATGGAGAGCAAAGATCATTTCGGGAAAATCATCTTGTCTTTCGAAGGCTAA
- the dctA gene encoding C4-dicarboxylate transporter DctA, whose translation MKKIFSSLYVQVILAIIIGILIGIFYPDFAVKMKPLGDGFIKLIKMVIAPLIFASIVIGIAGMKDVKKVGKIGLTAIIYFEIMTTIALLIGLVFVNWIQPGTGMNVNPAELDPTAISEYVSKSQEHKTTMDFIISIIPDNVVAAVASDNLLQVLLFAVLFGVGLTKIGEKASEPVLNVLDSFLKGLFAVIKIIMYLAPIGAMGAMGFTIGKYGVEALSSLGLLMISFYLTCIIFIIFIIGAVLHFYVGVNIFKFLKYIKEEILIVLGTSSSESALPGIMKKLEDAGCSKPIVGLVIPTGYSFNLDGTCIYLTMAAVFISQALNMHLSLEQEITLLLVLLLTSKGAAGVTGSGFVTLAATLPVVGHIPVEAVGIVLGIDRFMSEARAITNLIGNGAATLVVAKYEKGLDKELLQEKLG comes from the coding sequence ATGAAGAAGATCTTTTCGAGCTTGTACGTCCAAGTCATTCTCGCTATTATCATTGGTATCCTTATCGGTATTTTTTATCCGGATTTCGCAGTCAAGATGAAACCTCTAGGCGACGGTTTTATCAAACTTATCAAAATGGTCATCGCACCGCTGATTTTTGCCTCCATTGTAATTGGCATCGCCGGTATGAAAGACGTAAAGAAAGTAGGGAAGATCGGTCTTACAGCCATTATCTATTTCGAGATTATGACCACCATAGCATTATTGATTGGCTTAGTCTTCGTCAATTGGATTCAACCTGGTACTGGTATGAACGTCAATCCGGCAGAACTAGACCCCACAGCGATTTCCGAATACGTGTCAAAATCGCAGGAGCATAAAACGACCATGGATTTTATCATCAGCATTATTCCGGATAATGTCGTAGCGGCTGTAGCGTCGGATAATTTGCTTCAAGTACTTCTGTTTGCGGTGTTGTTTGGGGTAGGGCTAACTAAGATAGGCGAGAAGGCTTCGGAGCCTGTATTAAATGTCTTAGACTCCTTCTTAAAAGGTCTATTTGCAGTTATCAAAATCATCATGTATCTAGCACCAATTGGTGCTATGGGTGCGATGGGCTTTACCATTGGCAAGTACGGTGTCGAAGCCTTGTCCTCGCTGGGGTTGCTGATGATTAGCTTTTACTTAACCTGTATCATTTTTATCATTTTCATTATCGGTGCTGTGCTGCACTTTTACGTAGGAGTCAATATTTTCAAGTTTCTTAAATATATCAAAGAAGAGATCCTGATTGTATTAGGTACTTCTTCATCCGAATCAGCGCTTCCAGGCATCATGAAAAAGCTGGAAGATGCCGGTTGCTCAAAGCCTATTGTTGGGCTCGTTATTCCCACCGGATACTCCTTTAATCTGGATGGAACCTGTATTTATCTAACGATGGCAGCCGTATTTATATCGCAGGCCTTAAATATGCATTTGAGTTTAGAGCAGGAAATTACGCTGCTATTGGTGCTTTTGTTAACATCTAAGGGTGCCGCAGGCGTTACAGGGAGTGGTTTCGTAACATTAGCTGCGACATTGCCTGTGGTAGGTCATATACCGGTCGAGGCGGTCGGCATTGTGCTAGGAATAGATCGATTTATGAGTGAGGCACGTGCGATTACCAACCTTATCGGCAACGGAGCAGCAACGTTAGTTGTCGCGAAATATGAAAAGGGCCTCGATAAAGAGTTATTACAAGAAAAACTAGGCTAA
- a CDS encoding GH92 family glycosyl hydrolase, whose product MRLKILATAFLLGGSILTTYAQKIGKIERPIDMVSTLVGTQSTYFLSSGNTYPAIAMPWGMNFWSPQTGKMGDGWMYTYTAEKIRGIKQTHQPSPWMNDYGQFSIMAMVGNKTFDQDKRASYFSHKAEIAKPHYYSVYLADYDTKVEVTPTERASYFRFTFPKTDSAFVLLDAFDKGSFVEIIPREQKIVGYSTKNSGGVPDNFKNYFVMEFDRPFANLATFADSVLTDGRLKIQADHVGALVGFKTANAGEKLLVKVASSFISPEQAKLNLKELDNISFDEQVANGEERWNTELSKIEVEGGSIDQIRTFYSALYRSLLFPRMFYEIDSAGQVVHYSPYNGKVLPGYMFTDTGFWDTFRCLFPFLNLMYPDVNEKIQEGLANAYKEGGWLPEWASPGYRNIMVGNNSASIVADAWIKGVKSKDIETLYEAVNKGANNAGPITAVGRAGATYYNELGYVPYDVKIHENAARSLEYAYDDFAIYQLAKSLNKPQEDLDFYKERSFNYKKLFDQSIGLMRGKNKDGSWSTPFNPFKWGDAFTEGNSWHYSWSVFQDVEGLANLMGGHKAMEIKLDSVFHLPPVFDDSYYGFPIHEIREMQIANMGQYAHGNQPIQHMIYLYNHVGAPWKAQYWLRETMNRMYSPNPDGYCGDEDNGQTSAWYVFTAMGFYPVTPATDEYVLGSPIFDKVTISLNNGKKVTIETKNNSDQNRYIQSMKFNGRSYSKNFINHSELMKGANLSFDMGAEPNKNRGVSRGDLPFSLSK is encoded by the coding sequence ATGCGATTAAAAATTCTTGCAACAGCTTTCCTATTGGGGGGCTCTATCCTTACAACTTACGCTCAAAAGATAGGAAAGATCGAACGTCCTATTGATATGGTGAGCACGCTTGTCGGTACCCAATCGACGTATTTTCTTTCTAGCGGCAATACTTATCCAGCGATTGCCATGCCGTGGGGAATGAATTTCTGGAGCCCGCAAACCGGTAAAATGGGCGACGGTTGGATGTACACTTATACCGCTGAAAAAATAAGAGGAATTAAGCAAACTCACCAACCATCCCCTTGGATGAACGACTATGGGCAGTTTTCCATAATGGCGATGGTTGGCAACAAAACCTTCGATCAGGATAAGCGCGCTAGTTATTTCTCCCATAAAGCTGAAATTGCGAAGCCGCATTACTATTCCGTATACCTAGCGGATTATGATACCAAAGTAGAAGTTACCCCGACGGAGAGAGCTTCCTACTTCCGTTTTACATTTCCCAAAACAGACTCCGCTTTCGTTCTGCTCGATGCGTTCGACAAGGGATCTTTTGTTGAGATTATCCCTCGCGAGCAAAAGATTGTTGGTTATAGCACAAAGAACAGTGGGGGAGTTCCGGATAACTTTAAGAACTACTTTGTCATGGAGTTCGACCGTCCATTCGCGAACCTTGCAACCTTCGCTGACTCGGTGTTGACCGATGGTCGTTTAAAGATACAAGCAGATCACGTAGGCGCTCTAGTGGGATTTAAGACAGCGAATGCAGGAGAGAAGCTGCTCGTTAAAGTCGCGTCATCCTTTATCAGTCCAGAACAGGCAAAGCTCAATCTAAAAGAACTTGACAACATCAGTTTCGACGAGCAGGTAGCAAACGGCGAGGAGCGTTGGAATACCGAGCTTTCGAAAATCGAAGTAGAGGGCGGAAGCATCGATCAAATCCGAACATTTTATTCTGCGTTATATCGATCGCTATTGTTTCCGCGTATGTTCTATGAAATTGATTCTGCTGGCCAGGTCGTGCACTATTCACCTTATAACGGAAAGGTGCTGCCGGGTTATATGTTTACAGATACAGGTTTTTGGGACACCTTCCGCTGTCTGTTTCCGTTCTTGAATTTGATGTATCCTGATGTGAACGAAAAGATTCAGGAAGGGCTTGCAAATGCCTATAAAGAGGGAGGCTGGCTCCCGGAATGGGCAAGTCCCGGCTACCGAAATATTATGGTAGGGAATAATTCAGCATCGATTGTTGCAGATGCCTGGATAAAAGGGGTGAAATCCAAAGATATTGAAACCCTGTACGAGGCTGTGAATAAAGGAGCGAATAATGCTGGTCCTATTACGGCTGTAGGTCGCGCAGGAGCAACATACTACAATGAGTTGGGCTATGTTCCCTACGATGTGAAAATACATGAAAATGCCGCTCGCTCGCTTGAATATGCCTATGATGATTTTGCTATTTATCAGTTAGCCAAATCGCTGAATAAACCCCAGGAAGATTTAGATTTTTACAAGGAGCGCTCCTTCAATTACAAAAAGCTTTTCGATCAATCCATCGGACTGATGCGCGGTAAGAACAAAGATGGTTCATGGTCTACACCATTCAATCCTTTTAAATGGGGCGACGCCTTCACTGAAGGTAATAGTTGGCATTACAGCTGGTCGGTTTTTCAAGATGTTGAAGGACTAGCTAACCTGATGGGTGGACATAAAGCTATGGAAATTAAACTCGACTCCGTATTCCATCTTCCACCGGTATTCGACGATTCCTATTATGGATTCCCAATACACGAGATCCGTGAAATGCAGATCGCCAATATGGGACAGTATGCGCACGGAAATCAACCTATTCAGCACATGATATACTTATACAATCATGTTGGAGCACCTTGGAAAGCGCAATACTGGCTTCGTGAGACCATGAACCGCATGTACTCTCCAAACCCAGATGGCTACTGCGGCGATGAAGATAACGGACAAACTTCAGCGTGGTATGTCTTCACGGCGATGGGCTTTTATCCCGTAACTCCAGCAACTGACGAATATGTCTTAGGATCGCCCATATTTGATAAGGTAACCATCAGCCTAAACAATGGTAAGAAGGTAACTATTGAAACAAAAAATAACTCGGATCAGAATCGCTATATCCAAAGCATGAAGTTCAATGGTAGAAGCTATAGTAAAAACTTTATCAATCATAGCGAGCTTATGAAGGGAGCAAACCTAAGCTTTGATATGGGCGCAGAACCCAACAAAAATAGAGGGGTTAGCAGGGGAGATTTGCCGTTTTCATTGTCTAAGTAG
- a CDS encoding serine hydrolase domain-containing protein, with protein sequence MLKLRNSLIVCIFSFVFFAHAQDQTAKLDSLIASYYPNSDDPGIVLLISDVGKGAIYANAQGVAKLEDSSSLSLTSNFRMASVSKQFTAYAIYQLFKEGKMKLTDPIGKFLPSLKGAAATIKISELLNHTSGIKDYENIIPEQQKEQLSDADVLQLISPYTDAFTEDNRRFKYSNTAYCLLSLIVERVSGQVYTDYMKTHIFDPLGMVHTQIFEQEARIANRAFGYTLRDKNFVFADQSITSATKGDGGVYCSAVDYQIWATHVMQLAMSNTDYGKDLLRQETASNVSKDVDYSLGWFVIDNNAGRTCLLHSGESTGFHNIVLLIPEEGKSISLFTNRDDMQVSSFFDQVLKVLDIQLKGMNGKEVFRWLSDAYADKH encoded by the coding sequence ATGCTTAAACTCAGGAACTCACTTATAGTCTGTATTTTCAGTTTTGTATTCTTCGCGCATGCGCAAGATCAAACTGCTAAATTAGATTCGCTCATTGCGAGCTACTATCCTAATTCAGATGATCCGGGTATTGTTTTGTTAATCAGTGATGTAGGTAAAGGAGCGATTTACGCCAATGCGCAGGGTGTTGCCAAGTTAGAGGACAGCAGTTCGTTAAGTTTAACGAGCAATTTTCGGATGGCTTCGGTGAGTAAGCAGTTTACGGCATACGCCATTTATCAGCTATTTAAGGAAGGGAAGATGAAACTTACAGACCCGATTGGTAAATTTCTTCCAAGTCTCAAAGGTGCGGCAGCGACAATTAAGATTTCTGAGCTTTTGAACCATACATCAGGAATCAAGGATTACGAGAATATTATCCCAGAGCAGCAAAAAGAACAGTTGTCGGATGCTGATGTACTGCAATTGATTAGTCCGTATACAGATGCATTTACCGAAGACAATAGACGTTTTAAGTATAGTAATACCGCTTATTGCTTATTGAGTTTGATTGTGGAGCGCGTGAGCGGACAGGTCTATACTGACTATATGAAAACGCATATCTTCGATCCATTAGGGATGGTGCATACACAGATATTTGAGCAAGAAGCCAGAATTGCAAATCGAGCATTCGGCTATACGCTGCGCGACAAGAACTTTGTCTTCGCAGATCAGAGTATCACAAGTGCGACAAAAGGGGATGGCGGTGTGTATTGTTCGGCCGTAGATTATCAAATATGGGCTACCCATGTGATGCAGTTGGCGATGTCGAACACGGATTATGGAAAGGATTTATTGCGACAAGAGACTGCATCAAACGTTTCTAAGGACGTCGATTACAGTTTGGGATGGTTTGTCATAGACAATAATGCAGGTCGAACCTGCTTATTACATTCTGGAGAAAGCACCGGCTTTCACAATATCGTGTTATTGATACCGGAGGAAGGAAAATCGATAAGCCTGTTTACGAATCGAGATGATATGCAGGTCAGTTCCTTTTTTGATCAGGTTTTGAAAGTTCTGGATATTCAATTAAAAGGAATGAATGGTAAGGAGGTATTCCGTTGGCTCAGTGATGCTTACGCTGATAAGCATTAA